The genomic interval CCGTCTGCGCCATTGCAGTTTCTGGGACAAATAAACGCAAATATTAACATGGAGGGGGTTTGTCTTTATAAAAATGTGACCACTGGCGACCTCACGGTGACTGGTTTCACCGAAGAAGGCAGCATTGTGCAGTACAAGCTGGACTATGACGGCCAGCATATCATCAGTCGGGTCCGTGACGATCAGGGGATGCCGGTACCGGTTCGTGTGACTCAGGTTGGAGGGGAACTCAGCAGCTGCGTGGTTGATGATGAAACCGCCACATTGTTTGTTGCTGAACAGAATGTTGGCATCTGGTCATATGGTGCTGACGCGGAAAATGTCAAAGACCGGCGCCTGATTGATGTTGCCCTGCCATTGGGGCATATCGAAGAAATTGAGAATATGGATCTGGTGTACCAGCCTGACGGTAAAGGTGTTCTAGTGGTTGCTGATGAAGGGCAGGGGTTTCTGTTATACGATCGTCAGAGCAGTCATCGGTTTCTGGGGGGCTTCAATGTAGCTGGCTTTGAAGAGGCCAAACTGGTAACCGCCGCGACGGATGGTTTATGGTTGGGTAACACGGAAGCCGACCAACCGGTCTATGAAAAATTACCATATGCCCGTCTGGCACCGATCAGCGATGTCCAGATCGATACCGCAATGGATTTACGGCATATGAGCATCGATGGAATATCGTTGGTTGCGGCTAGCGGTGAAACTCAAGCTGTCGATGATGATGGTGATGCTGCTGATGATCCAGCGATCTGGTTGAATGAACAAAACCCACAGCGCAGCCTGATTATCGCCACCAACAAGCAGGGTGGATTAATGGCCTATGACCTGAACGGTCAGGAAATACAGTACCTGGAAGGAGGCCGGCCCAATAACGTTGATATTCGTCTGCGGGTCAAAACCTCTGATGGTGGCAGCGTTTCCCTGGCAGCGGCTTCCAACCGGGAACTCAATACCATTGCCCTGTATACCATACAGGACACCGATGCTCCTATCCAAAAACTCCCGGTCAAGGGTGACAATACTCATCCTGATGCGGCGGAACTGGTATCCCGGGTGGATGAAGTCTATGGACTGTGTATGGGGCAGGCAAAAGATGGTCGTACCTATGTCTTCGTGAATGGCAAGAACGGTCAGATTGAACAATGGCGTATTGAACTACACGAAGGCGATGCCAGTGGCACCCTGGTTCGAACCATGAAAGTGAACTCTCAACCGGAAGGCTGTGTGGTCGATGACCAGACACAAACGCTCTATGTTGGTGAAGAAGACCATGCAATCTGGTCGTTTAATGCTCATGAAGACGGTAGTACTCAGGCGACTCTGGTCGCCAGCGTCGATGGCAGGACTCTGGTGGATGATATTGAGGGGCTGGCCATTTATAGCAAGGATGAGAAACGCTATCTGCTGGCATCCAGTCAGGGCAATAACACCTATGCAGTTTATGACCTGGTTCAGAATAACCGGTATGTCGGCAGCTTTGCCATAACCGGTAATGATGAGATAGGAGTGGACGGTACCAGCGACACGGATGGTATCGATATTATTTCTGCTGATCTCGGAGCGGGATATCCAGAGGGCATTATGGTGGCTCAGGATTGGTATAACATTAATAAACGCTATGAGCTGGAAAATCAGAATTTTAAACTGGTTAGCTGGCAAGCTATTGCTGAGGCATTATTCAAATAATTTCTGTTCACGCTGTGTAGAGTAGAACTCTGCACAGCTCTCTCTTCTTTATTTTATTCCGGAACCGGCAAAAGACTGTTTTTCGGTTCTCT from Gynuella sunshinyii YC6258 carries:
- a CDS encoding phytase, which gives rise to MNAPLFVRCIQIIGLITAPVSFTSAADSLSTVLKSTHSFEDIADAAYWQAADGHADGLLIASLEGDGLAVFDQSGSLVQRDEQFEVVGADIRYGFRPRPQYPAIDIVAVGLPEQQAFGFYHVTPDPSAPLQFLGQINANINMEGVCLYKNVTTGDLTVTGFTEEGSIVQYKLDYDGQHIISRVRDDQGMPVPVRVTQVGGELSSCVVDDETATLFVAEQNVGIWSYGADAENVKDRRLIDVALPLGHIEEIENMDLVYQPDGKGVLVVADEGQGFLLYDRQSSHRFLGGFNVAGFEEAKLVTAATDGLWLGNTEADQPVYEKLPYARLAPISDVQIDTAMDLRHMSIDGISLVAASGETQAVDDDGDAADDPAIWLNEQNPQRSLIIATNKQGGLMAYDLNGQEIQYLEGGRPNNVDIRLRVKTSDGGSVSLAAASNRELNTIALYTIQDTDAPIQKLPVKGDNTHPDAAELVSRVDEVYGLCMGQAKDGRTYVFVNGKNGQIEQWRIELHEGDASGTLVRTMKVNSQPEGCVVDDQTQTLYVGEEDHAIWSFNAHEDGSTQATLVASVDGRTLVDDIEGLAIYSKDEKRYLLASSQGNNTYAVYDLVQNNRYVGSFAITGNDEIGVDGTSDTDGIDIISADLGAGYPEGIMVAQDWYNINKRYELENQNFKLVSWQAIAEALFK